One Leishmania major strain Friedlin complete genome, chromosome 29 DNA segment encodes these proteins:
- a CDS encoding conserved hypothetical protein (previous protein_id=AAZ09624.1), protein MTLEDQKSCDVACRFLGNATKPFAHSVILITVNTNANAEVTALHDIRSLPTFMAYRNGCIVGRFEGSHEDEINKLVDLLAENSTKGSPATDNGTPSPPPQQQGATSKRVSGD, encoded by the coding sequence ATGACGTTAGAAGATCAAAAATCCTGCGACGTTGCCTGCCGCTTCCTCGGGAACGCGACCAAGCCGTTCGCGCACTCTGTAATCCTAATCACGGTGAACACAAACGCGAATGCGGAGGTGACTGCCTTGCATGACATCCGCAGTCTCCCAACATTCATGGCGTACCGCAACGGCTGTATTGTAGGCCGCTTTGAAGGTTCTCACGAAGACGAGATCAATAAGCTGGTGGACCTCCTCGCAGAGAACTCGACGAAGGGAAGTCCCGCCACCGACAACGGGAcgccctccccgccgccgcaacaACAGGGCGCAACCTCGAAACGTGTGTCAGGCGACTAA
- a CDS encoding conserved hypothetical protein (previous protein_id=AAZ09625.1) produces MATLTEDEIAPSAIAAERERLQEATQHVAELERRLDALQRELEAACTRREQLLLSVQWRELMAAVNADEDVYAVAERMMDAFAAFRESLVEPENYLQEQREEVLKEDDIVPYSDTDDYADFSGVEAVVEELLAAVKEQLESHAAAPPSSFRQTKHSSLRGSFASDERPKHPDGESAEAHKVSADARRQALLKLLVITVLMGRVEQYCRFKSISDASNVPQSEAEEMRDGVASVWQWLFHEQPGVLTAEEGAEWKHIAGAFLGDSYTVAP; encoded by the coding sequence GGAGAGACTGCAAGAAGCGACGCAGCACGTCGCAGAGCTCGAGAGGCGACTGGATGCTCTACAGAGAGAGTTGGAGGCCGCTTGCACCCGGCGGGAGCAACTGCTCTTGAGTGTGCAATGGCGAGAACTCATGGCAGCCGTGAATGCTGATGAGGATGTGTACGCcgtggcggagcggatgATGGACGCCTTCGCTGCGTTTCGTGAGTCCCTCGTGGAGCCGGAGAACTACCTACAagagcagagagaagaggtgcTGAAGGAGGATGACATCGTGCCATACAGCGACACGGACGACTACGCCGACTTTAGCGGAGTGGAGGCagtggtggaggagctgctggccgcGGTCAAGGAACAGCTAGAGTcgcacgctgcggcgccgccgtcgtcgttcCGGCAGACCAAACACAGCTCACTGCGTGGGTCATTTGCGTCCGATGAAAGGCCCAAGCACCCTGATGGTGagtcggcggaggcgcacaagGTGAGCGCTGATGCACGGCGTCAAGCACTTCTGAAGCTGCTCGTTATAACAGTACTGATGGGCAGAGTGGAGCAGTATTGCAGATTCAAGTCCATCTCAGACGCCAGCAACGTGCCGCAGTCAGAAGCAGAGGAGATGCGGGACGGCGTGGCTTCGGTTTGGCAGTGGCTCTTCCACGAGCAGCCAGGGGTGCTGACGGCAGAAGAGGGAGCAGAGTGGAAGCACATTGCGGGCGCCTTTCTTGGGGACAGCTACACTGTGGCACCTTGA